A single region of the Pseudalkalibacillus berkeleyi genome encodes:
- a CDS encoding sodium:solute symporter family transporter has translation MEQTWQLENPIIGIGIVAASFVLFYFISWFSNRASKSVEDLYVAGGGVGPITNGLAMASTYMSLATFLGVTGLILNLKAPFVFIWIQMILAIPLITIIYGTCLRRMGAYSPAHFVKERYGRSAAVIVALWMILISIMYALGQMIGIAKTFELLFGIPYMTGLFVGGLLITGYVTIGGMRGATNNAAIQMVIIALMFIVPLGAIMKAMGSTGWYFPPLLYADMVPSMLEAVPDFFDYQFGVKWYFAIIPALTLGSLGLPHLAMRIYTASSLKSARQAMVWFALILGLVFSATYTMGFAGVFFNNTNGNIISAADADKLTIILNLVYNPDWVTALVIAGAISAGISTLSGNLLAIGALLSQDIITTLVPNITNKAKMRIGYFAIALGGIVSILLALQPPAFLVVSILWAFGLAAVTNAPIILMGVWWKGANKFGAITSVVVAGLLYVIVSPFVFPGIVVSGHALTDSLGLSGAMLCVPIAFIVLIVVSIITNRMPRFQNRLTTQQDHKLIELIHGWSDVNPARYNSVIGTVVVIVVSALTLIWAITPWQF, from the coding sequence ATGGAACAAACCTGGCAATTGGAAAATCCAATCATAGGAATCGGTATAGTAGCTGCTTCTTTTGTGCTGTTCTACTTTATAAGTTGGTTTTCTAACCGGGCTAGTAAATCGGTAGAAGATTTATATGTTGCTGGTGGAGGAGTCGGGCCGATAACCAATGGTTTAGCTATGGCATCTACATATATGAGCTTGGCAACTTTTTTAGGGGTAACAGGACTTATTTTAAACTTGAAAGCACCTTTCGTTTTTATTTGGATTCAGATGATTTTGGCTATACCGCTTATCACGATTATTTACGGGACGTGTTTGCGACGAATGGGTGCATACTCTCCCGCACACTTTGTTAAGGAAAGGTACGGTAGATCAGCAGCCGTTATTGTTGCACTTTGGATGATCTTAATTTCCATTATGTATGCTTTAGGGCAAATGATTGGTATTGCCAAAACCTTCGAGTTGCTATTTGGCATTCCTTATATGACCGGGTTGTTCGTAGGTGGTTTATTAATAACTGGATACGTTACCATCGGCGGTATGAGAGGTGCTACAAATAACGCAGCCATTCAAATGGTTATCATCGCATTAATGTTCATCGTCCCCCTCGGTGCGATCATGAAGGCTATGGGCTCTACTGGCTGGTATTTCCCACCGCTTTTATATGCTGACATGGTGCCTTCCATGTTAGAAGCTGTTCCTGACTTTTTTGATTATCAATTTGGGGTGAAATGGTATTTCGCAATCATTCCAGCCTTAACGTTAGGTTCATTAGGATTGCCTCACCTTGCAATGCGTATCTATACTGCCTCCAGTCTAAAGAGTGCGCGTCAGGCTATGGTATGGTTCGCGTTGATCCTTGGACTTGTGTTTTCTGCTACCTACACAATGGGATTTGCAGGCGTGTTTTTTAATAATACAAACGGAAATATTATCTCTGCTGCTGATGCAGACAAACTAACGATTATCTTAAACCTTGTCTACAATCCAGATTGGGTAACAGCATTAGTAATTGCCGGAGCTATTTCAGCCGGTATATCAACTCTTAGTGGTAATCTGTTAGCGATCGGTGCTTTACTTTCTCAGGATATTATTACAACATTAGTTCCGAACATCACAAATAAAGCAAAAATGAGAATTGGGTATTTTGCAATTGCACTCGGAGGTATCGTTAGTATTCTATTAGCTCTTCAACCACCTGCCTTCCTTGTAGTAAGTATTCTCTGGGCATTTGGATTAGCAGCTGTTACAAATGCACCGATCATTTTAATGGGTGTATGGTGGAAAGGTGCGAATAAATTTGGTGCGATTACTTCAGTAGTCGTAGCAGGGCTTTTGTATGTTATTGTGTCGCCTTTTGTTTTCCCGGGTATCGTCGTAAGCGGACATGCGTTAACAGACAGTCTTGGTTTATCAGGTGCTATGCTGTGTGTGCCAATCGCATTCATCGTGCTTATTGTTGTATCGATCATCACGAACAGAATGCCGCGCTTCCAGAACAGACTTACTACTCAGCAGGACCATAAGTTAATTGAGCTGATCCATGGCTGGAGTGATGTTAATCCAGCGAGATACAACAGTGTGATTGGGACAGTTGTCGTTATTGTGGTGAGTGCTTTGACACTTATCTGGGCAATCACTCCTTGGCAGTTTTAA
- a CDS encoding YIP1 family protein, giving the protein MESLSTIFNTLLLKKESISTIIQSEVYSRWAAIFTLLVGVCHGIISYFQMPSAYIEFDSPVLQSIAFLIVILIGIFMVFITRVGLTFLLWAGGKAFGGPGLLRVLNRLTSFAIVPIIIGLPAITSINAGNSGNVLLNSLLFIALIWIYFISVKIIEVSQNLNKWKAYSAALFAFIFFASVYYIIIPPAS; this is encoded by the coding sequence ATGGAATCATTGTCAACTATTTTTAATACTCTCCTATTAAAGAAAGAGTCTATTTCAACCATTATACAATCTGAAGTATATTCCAGGTGGGCTGCCATTTTCACCTTACTTGTCGGGGTATGCCATGGAATTATTTCCTATTTTCAGATGCCCTCTGCTTATATTGAGTTTGACTCGCCAGTTTTGCAATCGATCGCATTTTTAATTGTAATCTTAATAGGTATTTTTATGGTTTTTATCACGCGGGTTGGATTAACCTTTTTATTATGGGCCGGTGGAAAAGCATTCGGAGGTCCCGGGTTGCTTCGTGTTTTGAATAGGTTGACAAGCTTCGCAATCGTTCCGATCATTATTGGATTACCAGCGATCACATCTATAAATGCAGGAAATAGCGGAAATGTCTTATTGAATAGTTTACTATTCATTGCATTAATCTGGATTTATTTCATCTCAGTTAAAATCATCGAGGTCTCTCAAAATCTGAACAAATGGAAGGCATATAGCGCTGCACTATTCGCGTTCATTTTCTTTGCAAGTGTCTATTACATCATCATTCCACCTGCCTCTTAA
- a CDS encoding SIR2 family NAD-dependent protein deacylase, with product MSEDISKEIVFEKLFNAFNYGNLGMFIGAGFSKAVIGDDFPPALGWFELIKEVSEKFEIEFPNDDELIGVSLPELATLICKRLAIKRSIDYIEAKRLFKKEICNLSNWLPSEKRTKEFREIFDILSPSWIVTTNYDLVLETILTGKSKSLGPMNYLSAPKNIIPIYHLHGTRLDSESIIITQEDYIPLFRPNEYRQSKLSMTIRESTTLILGYGLGDVNVLSAVDWSKNIYTEKNEYPYEIIQALWTSSPKEEAYIDENGNIIIEISDLEDLLNELIVYIVNKQEEYDRQLLQLSKLIGRLEGENEEFIQSFIDKREVRLKLIDVLSRFEHHMISPYIQFLTVCMDKVWEKTSENGAFNMYDKYLNIILDVIINYNYKRMSPRLFQIIAQSLDKVLYYVSSSKTVKVFGDSWDATDSWHIRKKEIPEETINQLYHYSKQNILSNLRAMLKGLVKED from the coding sequence ATGAGTGAAGACATTTCAAAAGAAATAGTTTTTGAGAAACTATTTAATGCATTTAACTATGGAAATTTAGGTATGTTTATTGGAGCTGGATTTTCTAAGGCTGTTATTGGAGATGATTTTCCACCAGCTCTAGGATGGTTTGAATTAATTAAAGAAGTAAGTGAAAAATTTGAGATAGAATTCCCGAATGATGATGAATTAATTGGTGTTTCATTACCTGAGTTAGCAACTTTAATTTGTAAAAGGTTAGCGATTAAGCGGAGTATTGATTACATTGAAGCTAAACGCCTATTTAAAAAAGAGATTTGTAATTTATCTAACTGGCTCCCAAGTGAAAAAAGAACAAAAGAGTTTAGAGAAATTTTTGATATTTTAAGCCCATCATGGATAGTTACAACAAACTATGATTTGGTTCTAGAGACCATTCTTACCGGGAAGAGCAAGAGTCTTGGCCCAATGAATTATCTATCAGCCCCTAAAAATATTATTCCGATTTACCATCTACATGGGACTAGATTAGATTCGGAATCAATTATTATTACCCAAGAAGATTATATTCCACTCTTTCGGCCTAATGAATATAGGCAGTCTAAATTATCAATGACCATTAGAGAATCAACTACCTTAATTTTGGGTTACGGCTTAGGGGATGTTAATGTTTTGTCGGCCGTTGATTGGTCAAAAAATATTTATACAGAAAAAAACGAATACCCTTATGAAATAATACAAGCTCTCTGGACTTCATCACCAAAAGAGGAAGCTTATATAGATGAAAATGGAAATATAATTATTGAAATAAGTGATTTAGAGGATTTGTTAAATGAGTTAATAGTCTATATTGTTAACAAACAAGAAGAATATGACAGACAACTACTTCAATTAAGTAAGTTAATAGGAAGGCTTGAAGGAGAGAATGAAGAGTTTATACAGTCTTTTATAGATAAAAGAGAAGTAAGATTAAAATTAATAGATGTATTATCTAGATTTGAACATCATATGATTTCTCCATATATACAGTTTCTTACAGTATGTATGGATAAGGTTTGGGAAAAAACATCTGAAAATGGAGCATTTAATATGTACGATAAATATTTAAATATTATTTTAGATGTTATTATTAATTATAATTATAAAAGGATGTCACCTAGGTTATTTCAAATAATAGCACAATCATTAGATAAGGTTTTGTATTATGTAAGCTCCAGCAAGACAGTAAAAGTCTTCGGTGATAGCTGGGATGCCACGGATTCCTGGCATATAAGAAAAAAGGAAATACCAGAAGAAACTATAAATCAGTTATACCATTATTCTAAGCAGAATATCTTAAGCAATCTACGCGCCATGTTAAAAGGTCTAGTGAAAGAAGATTGA
- a CDS encoding DUF262 domain-containing protein, translating into MVRVNTNLRVATSFNPTKKSHSMEIYDMCKKIMNDKITLPLYQRDVSWTLKKCKDLFNYQLFGKAPVAPISINEINNGIPIPQISFIDRELVPNERIANAHLSIVDGQQRLTTNFKAFTNHPDFSNLVLDVSRAKFRIIESAPSNSQIPVGILLNEDDSLIEEYLSERDLIPSLYTVLVKVRSKIHSYSYTINIAEDLTEKEQIEWFEILNNAGSRVTTIQMAFSKLKVHNLDIYKEYTRPFKEILKSYGVDELFSPFTTNVSYPIAALNAPYEVVVKNRHHNNNHAPIPSDTKEDILVKLDIPVLKNIISRSLNSLELTMRFLDDNSLLDRVNRVDYILYLSGFFAYSDFEGIEDIPENIMQELVQWVDEVNFKNQTNTARRKIFTDLLNQITVLT; encoded by the coding sequence ATGGTAAGAGTTAATACTAATCTTAGAGTTGCTACATCTTTTAATCCAACTAAGAAGAGTCACAGTATGGAAATATATGATATGTGTAAAAAAATAATGAATGATAAGATTACATTGCCTTTGTATCAGCGTGATGTAAGTTGGACACTAAAGAAATGTAAAGATCTATTTAACTATCAACTCTTTGGGAAAGCACCAGTTGCTCCTATATCCATAAATGAAATAAACAATGGAATTCCAATTCCTCAAATTTCATTTATTGATAGAGAATTAGTACCTAATGAGAGGATAGCTAATGCGCATCTTTCAATTGTAGATGGGCAACAACGTTTAACCACAAATTTTAAAGCTTTTACGAACCATCCAGACTTCAGCAACTTAGTTTTAGATGTTTCTAGGGCAAAGTTTAGGATTATTGAATCTGCCCCATCCAATTCACAAATTCCAGTAGGTATTCTATTAAACGAGGATGACAGTTTAATAGAAGAGTATCTTTCCGAGAGAGATTTAATTCCGAGTCTCTACACTGTGTTAGTCAAAGTTAGGAGTAAAATTCATAGCTATAGCTACACAATAAATATCGCAGAAGACCTTACCGAGAAAGAGCAAATTGAGTGGTTTGAAATCTTAAATAATGCAGGGAGTAGGGTCACTACCATTCAAATGGCTTTTTCTAAACTAAAAGTGCACAATTTAGATATTTACAAAGAATACACAAGACCTTTTAAGGAAATTTTAAAAAGTTATGGGGTGGATGAGTTATTTAGCCCCTTTACAACAAACGTTTCTTACCCTATTGCGGCACTGAATGCACCGTACGAAGTAGTAGTGAAGAATAGGCACCATAATAACAACCATGCTCCTATTCCATCAGATACAAAGGAAGACATATTGGTGAAATTAGATATTCCTGTATTAAAGAATATTATATCTAGATCCTTAAACTCATTAGAGTTGACTATGAGATTCTTAGATGATAATTCACTTTTAGATAGAGTAAACAGAGTGGATTATATACTGTATCTATCGGGGTTCTTTGCTTACAGTGATTTTGAAGGAATAGAAGATATACCAGAAAATATTATGCAAGAATTGGTTCAATGGGTAGATGAAGTTAATTTTAAAAACCAAACCAACACCGCTCGCCGTAAAATTTTCACTGACTTATTAAATCAAATAACCGTGTTGACTTAA
- the dcm gene encoding DNA (cytosine-5-)-methyltransferase, producing MSKYKVFSMFDGVGGFVVGLDNANLTLKETFFETTNTNQFEPSRKSQDAFEVGVYNYPHIQHSNDDIIQVSNKYFEEMEAQGVNMIVGGFPCQDYSVARSKKHEMGIVGEKGVLFWEIIRAVNHIKPEYLILENVDRLLKSPSSQRGRDFAIMLGAFAQLGYSVEWRVINAADYGRAQRRRRAFFYVYRNDTPFALAMDEKYGNLMKEENVMTFDEATFDNYIFQHGLFARQFPIEQEAYKNRHYSDTLSDKDIINEEYIVDISDNFTGTIWNTGIMRYGQYFTIDTVPVKEEPKTLGEIVREAKEYYVREHGEEAYNQYIANYQLDDDDPKLKKFEYLRGPKKIERETDTGHKYTFSEGGMSPYDSLNLPGRTMLTSEGSVNRSTHLLKVDGKYRLLTPIEAELLQDFPPDWTKFKKDSLENVHEVSDRMRLFFMGNALVTGIVERIGIELGEIVREYNTVKI from the coding sequence ATGTCTAAGTATAAAGTATTTTCAATGTTTGACGGGGTTGGAGGCTTCGTAGTAGGTCTTGACAACGCCAACTTAACACTCAAAGAGACGTTCTTTGAAACAACAAACACTAATCAATTTGAACCATCTCGTAAATCACAAGATGCCTTTGAAGTAGGTGTCTATAATTATCCGCATATTCAACACAGTAATGATGATATCATACAGGTTTCAAATAAATATTTCGAGGAAATGGAAGCCCAAGGTGTAAACATGATAGTTGGTGGGTTCCCTTGCCAAGACTATTCTGTTGCTCGTTCTAAAAAACATGAAATGGGTATCGTAGGAGAGAAAGGTGTTCTCTTTTGGGAAATCATCCGTGCAGTTAACCATATTAAACCTGAATATTTGATTTTAGAAAACGTTGACCGTTTATTAAAATCACCATCTTCACAACGTGGACGAGACTTTGCAATCATGCTTGGGGCATTTGCTCAACTTGGTTACTCTGTTGAATGGCGTGTGATTAACGCTGCAGATTATGGGCGCGCTCAACGTCGCCGGCGTGCGTTCTTTTATGTGTATCGAAATGACACACCATTTGCCTTGGCGATGGATGAAAAGTATGGCAACCTTATGAAAGAGGAAAATGTAATGACATTTGATGAAGCAACTTTCGATAACTATATCTTTCAACATGGATTGTTCGCTCGTCAATTTCCAATTGAACAAGAGGCTTACAAGAACCGTCACTACTCAGATACATTGTCTGATAAAGACATCATCAACGAAGAGTATATTGTAGACATTTCTGACAATTTTACAGGTACTATCTGGAATACTGGTATTATGCGTTACGGTCAATACTTCACGATTGATACGGTACCAGTTAAGGAAGAACCAAAGACCTTGGGGGAAATTGTTCGGGAAGCGAAAGAATATTATGTACGAGAACATGGTGAAGAAGCGTACAACCAATATATCGCAAATTACCAGTTGGACGATGACGACCCAAAGCTAAAAAAGTTTGAATACTTACGTGGTCCTAAAAAAATTGAGCGAGAAACTGATACGGGGCATAAATACACCTTTAGTGAAGGTGGGATGAGTCCGTATGATTCTCTTAACTTGCCGGGACGCACAATGCTTACAAGTGAAGGCTCTGTAAACCGGTCAACACATTTGCTTAAAGTCGATGGAAAATACCGACTGCTTACACCTATTGAAGCTGAATTATTGCAAGATTTCCCACCAGACTGGACAAAATTCAAAAAAGATAGTCTTGAAAATGTCCATGAGGTTTCAGACCGTATGCGTTTGTTCTTCATGGGGAATGCCTTAGTTACAGGAATCGTTGAACGTATAGGAATTGAGTTAGGAGAAATCGTACGTGAGTACAATACAGTAAAAATTTAA
- a CDS encoding helix-turn-helix domain-containing protein: MIKLRLNEILKEREMRQKDLAKASGLRESSISDMVRGIRSTVNLEQLEKVMDCLEITDYNEIFEKVEGKVNV, encoded by the coding sequence ATGATTAAACTACGTTTGAATGAAATTCTCAAGGAGAGAGAAATGCGCCAAAAGGACTTAGCAAAAGCTAGTGGGCTGCGTGAAAGTTCTATTAGTGATATGGTTAGAGGCATCCGTTCAACAGTGAACTTAGAACAACTCGAGAAGGTAATGGATTGTTTGGAAATTACCGATTACAACGAAATCTTTGAGAAAGTTGAGGGAAAAGTGAATGTCTAA